The DNA region GTATACCTGATGAACGAAAAAGCCAAATTGCTGGGCCTGGCGCATTCGCATTTTCAAAATCCGCACGGTTTGGATGCGAAAGGCCACTACTCTTCGGCGAACGATTTGGCCAAGCTGACCGCCTACGCGCTCAAAAATCCGCAGTTTAAGGAAATCGTCCGCACGCCGAGCAAAAAGGCGCCGAATCCGAACGACCCTTGGGACTATAAATGGCTGAACAAAAACAAAATGCTCCGTTTCTACGAAGGGGCGGATGGCGTGAAAACCGGGTATACGAAAATCGCCAGACGCTGCCTTGTCAGCTCGGCGACCCGGGCCGGCCAGCAACTGGCGGTCGTCACGCTAAACGACGGGGATGATTGGAACGATCACCGGAAGCTGCTCGATTACGGGTTCGCGAATTTTCCGCTGACGAAAATTATCGAGGAGGGCCAAACGGTACAAAGCGGTTTGATTACGGGAACAGGCTTCAGTTACCCGCTGGCCAAAGGGGAACAGGAGAAAGTCGAAAGAAGGCTGAAGCTCAGCTCGCCGGCCGCCGCCTCGTTTGGCTATCGGGGAAAAATCAGCGTGATGCTGGACGGCAAAGAAATCGGCGCCGTTCCCGTTTATGAACAAGGGACGGACCGGCAGACACCGGGCCGGACGGCCGATACCCGGGGGGCCAAAGATTCGGGCGGGGCGTATGCCAACCGGGTAAAATTCCCGGAAGCCTGGGGCGGAACGTTCAAAAAAGTAATCCAAACCCTGCTGCTGGCCGATTAATGCGGCTGCCTCATGCAGGGAAGGCTATGGGAAGATATATATTGGGCAGAGGAGGGGAAACCATTTGGTCAATAAAATATGGCTTGCACTTATTCTGATCGGATTTTCGTTTGCGGCGGCCAAAGGGGAAATCGGGACGGTGACGCAGGCCGCCTTCGACGGGGCGGCAACGGGGGTTACCGTCTGCTTCGGACTAATCAGCGTACTGGTGTTTTGGCTTGGCATCATGCGGCTGGCGGAGGATTCCGGCCTCGTCAAGGCGATTTCGCGCCTGCTCGGTCCGGTGGTCGCCTATCTGTTCCCGGACGTGCCGAAAAACCATCCGGCCATGGGATACATTTTGTCCAACATGAGCGCTAATTTGCTGGGCCTAGGCAACGCCGCCACGCCGATGGGCATCCGGGCGATGCAGGAGCTGCAGCAGCTCAATCCCGACAAGGAGACGGCGTCGCCGGCGATGTGCACGCTGCTGGCGCTGAACACCGCGAGCATCACGCTGATTCCGACGACGCTGATCGCGATCCGCATCAATTTCCAATCGGCGAATCCGGCCGAAATCGTCGGCTCCACCTTGCTCGCTACCGCGATTGCCACTGCGGCCGCCATTGTGGCGGACCGCTGGTACCGGAGGCGAAGCCTGCGCAGGACGCCGCCCCAGGCCCCCCCGACCACACCGTCTGCGACTTTGCTGGAGAGGTGATGCCGCTTGCTGGATTGGCTTAACGTGGTATCCGCTTGGGCGGTGCCGGTAATGATCGCTTTTATACCGTTATATGCTTATTTAAAAAAAGTGCCTGTCTATGAATCATTTGTTGACGGGGCCAAGGACGGTTTCTCCACCGCGATCGGCATCATCCCTCACCTCGTAGGCATGATGGTGGCGATCAGCGTGTTTCGCGCTTCGGGGGCGCTGGACGCGCTGGTCGGCTGGATGGCGCCGCTGCTCGCGCGGCTGAACGTGCCGCCCGAGGTGCTTCCGCTCGGTTTCCTGCGGCCGTTGACCGGAACGGGATCGCTCGCTTTTACGACCGATCTGATCAAAACGTACGGCCCGGATTCGATGATCGGCCGCATCGCCTCGACGATTCAAGGAAGCACGGACACGACGCTGTATGTGCTGACGGTTTATTTCGGCGCGGTCGGCATCAAAAACGGCAGGTATGCCTTGAAAGTCGGGCTGTTTTCCGATGCGGTCGGATTTGTGGCCGCGATCGCCGTTTGTTTAGTGCTGTTCGGATGATTAGACGATTATATGAAGCCAGGGCCGTTCATGGCGTTTTCCAAGCCGCTGTGGGCGGCTTTTTTCTGTACGTGCGGCGGCTATTGTGATTTTGTGCGTCTATGGGTATCATGTGTATGAGGTGACTATTGATCATGGAAAGATTACAGAAAATATTAGCCGGTGCGGGCGTGGCTTCCCGCCGTAAATGCGAGGAACTGATTTTGAGCGGCAAGGTGCAGGTGAACGGCGAAACCGTCACGGAGCTGGGCACCAAGGCGGACCCGGCCGCCGACGTCATTACGGTGGACGGCAAACCGATCGGCGCGGAAAAGAAGCTGTATCTCGTATTCAACAAGCCGAAAGGAGTTATTACGAGCGCGGCGGATCCGCAAGGCAGAAAAATCGTCACCGATTATTTAAAAGGCGTCAAGGAGCGGGTTTATCCGGTAGGACGGCTTGACTACGATACCGAAGGGCTGCTGCTCCTGACCAATGACGGGGAATTCGCCCATTTGCTGACGCATCCGAAACACCATGTGCCCAAAACGTATCATGCCACGGTCAAAGGGGTGCCGCACGGCGATGATTTGGAAAAGTTGAAGAAAGGAATCATGCTTGAGGACGGCATCACGGCTCCGGCCGAAGTAGAGTACCATGACGTCGATCCGGAAGGGAAGTTCGCCACCATTTCCATCACGATTCATGAAGGGCGAAACCGTCAGGTGCGGCGCATGTTCGATGCGATTTCTCACCCCGTGTCCAAGCTGAAGCGGATTTCCTTCGGCGATCTGTACCTCGGCAATTTGAAGCGGGGGCTGTACCGCCACTTGACCAAAGAAGAGGTCGACGGCCTCTACAAGCAAGCCCGCAGCGCCTCCCCCACCTCCCCCAAGCGCAAATAGTGCGTGAATGAAACGGCGGTAAAGGCAAGAGGGTGAAATGATTCTGAAGAAGCGGCAGCGTTCGCCTTTGTGAGCGGATTTCTACAGCTTGTGAATTTACATGATCAAAGAAATCCGCGAACAACAGCGATCGTAAGAACATTTCACCCGGCTGCCCCTATCCGCACGATCATTTCGAACCGCACTTTTGCGCGTCACATAATATTCATAT from Paenibacillus macerans includes:
- a CDS encoding D-alanyl-D-alanine carboxypeptidase family protein codes for the protein MRNLSRSRALRSFCGKVAGILILPLLLQTGTVQAAPAAAEPQIHAQAAALIDVTSGRILYSLEGDKELPIASLTKIMTAIVAIEHGKLEDTVTVGRNAYAKEGSSLYLRLGEEMSLENMLYGLMLRSGNDAATAIAEHVGGSEEGFVYLMNEKAKLLGLAHSHFQNPHGLDAKGHYSSANDLAKLTAYALKNPQFKEIVRTPSKKAPNPNDPWDYKWLNKNKMLRFYEGADGVKTGYTKIARRCLVSSATRAGQQLAVVTLNDGDDWNDHRKLLDYGFANFPLTKIIEEGQTVQSGLITGTGFSYPLAKGEQEKVERRLKLSSPAAASFGYRGKISVMLDGKEIGAVPVYEQGTDRQTPGRTADTRGAKDSGGAYANRVKFPEAWGGTFKKVIQTLLLAD
- a CDS encoding nucleoside recognition domain-containing protein; this translates as MVNKIWLALILIGFSFAAAKGEIGTVTQAAFDGAATGVTVCFGLISVLVFWLGIMRLAEDSGLVKAISRLLGPVVAYLFPDVPKNHPAMGYILSNMSANLLGLGNAATPMGIRAMQELQQLNPDKETASPAMCTLLALNTASITLIPTTLIAIRINFQSANPAEIVGSTLLATAIATAAAIVADRWYRRRSLRRTPPQAPPTTPSATLLER
- a CDS encoding spore maturation protein, with translation MLDWLNVVSAWAVPVMIAFIPLYAYLKKVPVYESFVDGAKDGFSTAIGIIPHLVGMMVAISVFRASGALDALVGWMAPLLARLNVPPEVLPLGFLRPLTGTGSLAFTTDLIKTYGPDSMIGRIASTIQGSTDTTLYVLTVYFGAVGIKNGRYALKVGLFSDAVGFVAAIAVCLVLFG
- a CDS encoding pseudouridine synthase, whose amino-acid sequence is MERLQKILAGAGVASRRKCEELILSGKVQVNGETVTELGTKADPAADVITVDGKPIGAEKKLYLVFNKPKGVITSAADPQGRKIVTDYLKGVKERVYPVGRLDYDTEGLLLLTNDGEFAHLLTHPKHHVPKTYHATVKGVPHGDDLEKLKKGIMLEDGITAPAEVEYHDVDPEGKFATISITIHEGRNRQVRRMFDAISHPVSKLKRISFGDLYLGNLKRGLYRHLTKEEVDGLYKQARSASPTSPKRK